One genomic segment of Ehrlichia chaffeensis str. Arkansas includes these proteins:
- a CDS encoding thiazole synthase translates to MLNLYGVLLKSRLLLGSAMYPSPAILRESIQLSGTEVVTVSLSRQMPSENGGSDFWNIVKKSGCRILPNTAGCCTVNDAVLMSQMAREIFGTNWVKLELIGDEYTLYPDLVLLCEATKELISQGFEVFPYCTDDLVVCKKLVNYGCRVLMPGISPIGSGCGVLNMYNLKLLRNRFPEITIIADAGIGRPSDAAMIMEIGFDAVLLNTAIAKSIVPQDMSRAFKYAVEAGRIAYDSGIIPKKDFAVSSTPLIDTPFWYNTSS, encoded by the coding sequence ATGTTGAATTTGTATGGTGTATTATTAAAAAGTAGGCTCCTGTTGGGTTCTGCTATGTATCCATCTCCTGCTATTTTGCGTGAATCAATTCAACTGTCTGGTACTGAAGTAGTAACAGTATCTTTATCTAGGCAAATGCCATCTGAAAATGGTGGTAGTGATTTTTGGAATATAGTAAAAAAAAGTGGATGTCGTATTTTACCTAATACTGCTGGATGTTGTACAGTAAATGATGCTGTACTTATGTCTCAAATGGCAAGGGAAATTTTTGGTACTAATTGGGTGAAATTAGAGCTAATAGGAGATGAGTATACTCTATATCCGGATTTAGTATTATTATGTGAAGCTACAAAGGAGTTAATTAGTCAGGGATTTGAAGTATTTCCTTATTGTACAGATGATCTAGTTGTTTGTAAGAAATTGGTAAATTATGGATGTCGTGTGTTAATGCCAGGAATATCTCCAATAGGTTCTGGATGTGGTGTACTCAATATGTACAATTTAAAGTTATTAAGAAATAGATTTCCAGAAATAACAATTATAGCTGATGCTGGTATAGGTAGGCCATCTGATGCAGCTATGATAATGGAGATTGGCTTTGATGCTGTGCTGCTTAATACTGCTATTGCGAAATCTATTGTTCCTCAAGATATGTCTCGTGCTTTTAAATATGCTGTGGAGGCTGGACGTATAGCTTATGATTCTGGAATTATTCCTAAAAAAGACTTTGCTGTATCTAGTACACCACTGATTGATACACCTTTTTGGTATAACACTTCTAGTTAA
- the gltX gene encoding glutamate--tRNA ligase codes for MVMITRFAPSPTGYLHVGNVRTALVCWLYARKQNGKFLLRFDDTDTQRSKDEYIREIENDLVWLNINWDSSFRQSSRFDRYEDVFNYLLKEGLIYPCYESKEELEFKRKMKLKLGLPPIYDRSALNLTQAEKDKYSERAPYFRFKIDQNQLISWNDEVRGKVSFNSENISDPIIRRVDGTYTYMLPSIIDDMDFNVTHIIRGEDHISNTAVQIQMLHALKASIPIFSHLSLLYSDDNKISKRVGGSSVKDMQSYGLEPMAINSYFAKIGTSNPVSVHTRMCGLIDSFDITTFSQAPTKFNIDDVLKLNPKVLCSMSFDDVRNRLQSFNITSPSFWNFVCGNIDKFSDIEGWAKICSGDMIPVIGQDDKDFIMLALNMLPQGEVRDNTWNLWISNIKQHTDRRAKNLFTPLRLALTGLSTGPELAKLLPLIGRVEIVRRLSYSEVQ; via the coding sequence TTGGTTATGATTACACGTTTTGCTCCGAGTCCGACAGGATATCTTCATGTTGGAAATGTTAGAACGGCTTTAGTTTGTTGGTTATATGCTCGTAAGCAAAATGGTAAGTTTTTGTTAAGGTTTGATGATACTGATACTCAGAGGTCGAAAGACGAGTATATAAGGGAAATAGAGAATGATTTAGTGTGGTTAAATATAAATTGGGACTCTAGTTTTAGACAGTCTTCTAGATTTGACCGCTATGAGGATGTGTTTAATTATCTGTTGAAGGAAGGGTTGATATATCCTTGCTATGAAAGCAAAGAAGAACTCGAATTTAAAAGGAAAATGAAATTAAAGTTAGGTTTACCGCCTATTTACGATAGAAGTGCATTGAATCTAACTCAAGCGGAAAAAGATAAGTATTCTGAAAGAGCTCCATATTTTAGATTTAAAATAGATCAGAATCAGTTAATAAGCTGGAATGATGAGGTACGTGGTAAAGTATCATTTAACTCAGAGAATATTAGCGATCCAATCATTAGGAGGGTTGATGGAACATATACTTATATGCTGCCATCTATAATAGATGACATGGATTTTAATGTTACTCACATAATACGAGGGGAAGATCATATAAGTAATACAGCAGTTCAAATACAAATGTTACATGCTTTGAAAGCTAGTATACCTATATTTTCGCATTTGTCTTTACTGTATTCTGATGATAATAAAATATCTAAAAGAGTTGGTGGTTCTAGTGTGAAAGATATGCAATCTTATGGGTTAGAACCTATGGCTATTAATAGTTATTTTGCTAAAATAGGTACTTCTAATCCAGTTAGTGTACACACGAGAATGTGTGGGTTAATAGATTCTTTTGATATTACTACTTTTAGTCAAGCTCCAACTAAATTTAATATAGATGATGTATTAAAATTAAATCCCAAGGTATTATGTAGTATGTCTTTTGATGATGTAAGAAATAGGTTACAGTCATTTAATATAACTTCTCCAAGTTTTTGGAATTTTGTATGTGGGAATATAGACAAATTCTCTGATATTGAAGGATGGGCAAAAATTTGTAGTGGGGATATGATACCTGTGATTGGGCAAGATGATAAAGATTTTATCATGTTAGCACTAAATATGCTCCCTCAGGGAGAAGTACGTGATAATACTTGGAATCTGTGGATTTCTAATATAAAGCAGCATACTGATCGTAGAGCTAAAAATTTATTTACTCCTTTACGGTTAGCGTTGACTGGATTATCTACAGGTCCAGAGCTTGCAAAGTTATTGCCTTTGATTGGTAGGGTGGAAATTGTACGTAGACTTAGTTATTCTGAAGTACAATAA
- the pdhA gene encoding pyruvate dehydrogenase (acetyl-transferring) E1 component subunit alpha: MTKKYSHNLTNEQLVNCYYSMLLMRRFEEKSGQLYGMGLIGGFCHLYIGQEAIATGIQNAIIDGDSIITSYRDHGFMLSVGTDPKYVMAELMGKSTGCSKGKGGSMHMFNIEKHFFGGHGIVGAQVPIGTGIALANKYKKNNNVVFVCLGDGAVNQGQVYESFNMAALWKLPVIYVIENNEYAMGTSVSRSSYITDLYKKGESFGVPGHQVDGMDLFSVTQAATDAVNYCRANNGPILLEMKTYRYRGHSMSDPAKYRSKQEVEEIKEHKDPITNLKNYLISNNIISDDECNKYDKEIRNIVKESVDFSQNSSEPDAKMLYTDIYKD, from the coding sequence ATGACAAAAAAATATTCACATAATCTAACAAATGAACAGCTAGTAAATTGTTACTACAGCATGCTATTAATGCGCAGGTTTGAAGAGAAGTCCGGTCAACTTTATGGAATGGGTTTAATAGGAGGTTTTTGTCATTTATATATAGGACAAGAAGCCATAGCAACAGGAATACAAAATGCTATTATTGATGGAGATTCTATTATTACTAGCTATCGAGATCACGGGTTCATGCTTTCTGTAGGAACAGATCCAAAATATGTAATGGCAGAATTAATGGGTAAAAGCACAGGTTGTTCCAAAGGTAAAGGTGGATCAATGCACATGTTTAACATAGAAAAGCATTTTTTTGGAGGTCACGGTATTGTTGGAGCACAAGTACCTATAGGGACAGGGATTGCTCTCGCCAACAAATACAAAAAAAATAACAATGTCGTATTTGTATGCCTTGGAGATGGAGCAGTGAACCAAGGTCAAGTATATGAATCTTTCAATATGGCTGCACTGTGGAAATTACCAGTAATATATGTAATTGAAAATAATGAATATGCAATGGGTACATCTGTATCCAGATCATCTTATATAACAGACTTATATAAGAAAGGAGAAAGTTTTGGTGTACCAGGACATCAAGTAGATGGTATGGACTTATTTTCTGTAACACAAGCTGCAACAGATGCAGTAAATTACTGCAGAGCAAACAATGGTCCAATATTATTAGAAATGAAAACCTACCGCTACAGGGGACATTCTATGTCAGATCCAGCTAAGTATCGGTCAAAACAGGAAGTAGAAGAAATAAAAGAACATAAAGATCCTATTACCAATTTAAAAAACTATCTAATATCTAACAACATTATATCTGATGATGAATGCAATAAATATGACAAAGAAATACGTAACATAGTAAAAGAATCCGTAGATTTTTCACAAAACAGTAGTGAACCTGATGCTAAAATGCTGTATACTGACATTTATAAAGATTGA
- the virB9 gene encoding P-type conjugative transfer protein VirB9, with amino-acid sequence MKNVAIIFVLILFSSTVCFAKQEVRSIAQDNHIKVITYNPHAVHKYTGFYGYQSSIVFDDGEDIDTISMGDSTGWQLMPKGNRLFIKPVADKADTNATIITNKRVYYFEFFAEEAQGLDDPRLAYEVRFVYSSTEDFISEDSPGMVFPVNQPAIPDLTDSDVAKKGLNFDYLVSHNRGSQRIVPLKIFDDNQFTYMQFAQINADLPSIFTVDSEGYESLINFRVSGDYVIIERVSSAFTLRYGSDTVCVFNNKYKKTKR; translated from the coding sequence ATGAAAAACGTAGCAATAATTTTTGTGTTGATTTTATTCAGCAGTACAGTCTGTTTTGCTAAGCAAGAAGTACGTTCTATAGCACAAGATAATCATATCAAAGTTATTACTTACAATCCCCATGCTGTACATAAGTACACAGGGTTTTACGGCTACCAATCTAGTATAGTGTTTGACGATGGAGAAGATATCGACACCATATCTATGGGTGATTCAACAGGATGGCAACTAATGCCAAAAGGTAATAGATTATTTATTAAACCTGTAGCCGACAAAGCAGATACAAATGCAACAATAATTACAAACAAGCGTGTATACTACTTTGAATTTTTTGCAGAAGAAGCACAAGGACTCGATGATCCAAGATTAGCCTATGAAGTAAGGTTTGTATATTCTTCTACTGAAGACTTTATTTCAGAAGATAGTCCTGGTATGGTGTTTCCAGTTAACCAACCTGCTATACCAGACTTAACTGACAGTGATGTTGCAAAAAAAGGACTAAATTTTGATTATTTAGTATCACACAATAGAGGAAGTCAACGAATTGTTCCACTCAAAATTTTTGACGATAACCAATTCACTTATATGCAATTTGCTCAAATTAATGCAGATTTACCATCAATATTTACTGTAGATTCTGAAGGATATGAATCATTGATTAATTTTAGAGTATCAGGTGATTATGTTATTATTGAACGAGTTAGTAGCGCATTCACTTTACGCTATGGTTCAGACACAGTATGCGTATTTAATAACAAATACAAGAAAACAAAAAGGTAG
- the rsmD gene encoding 16S rRNA (guanine(966)-N(2))-methyltransferase RsmD, protein MLRITSGKYRGRRIFSDKLLSARPAMSIIRESIFNIILSRMSIQGCKILDLFCGSGSLSFEALSRGAESVLLVDINHYNLSLVKRTSEYLGVVNNVTLMCCDVEKLPLATDQYDIVFVDPPYTNPNLVDMTLNVLIKLNWVKSSSIVVVRIRKKVVFVCPIGYRIMVERTYGISKVIMLQREF, encoded by the coding sequence ATGTTACGTATAACGTCAGGGAAATATCGTGGTAGGAGAATATTTTCTGATAAACTGCTTAGTGCTCGTCCTGCTATGTCTATAATTAGAGAGTCTATTTTTAATATAATATTATCTCGCATGAGTATTCAAGGGTGTAAAATTCTTGATTTGTTTTGTGGTAGTGGATCATTATCGTTTGAGGCATTATCTAGAGGTGCAGAGAGTGTGTTATTGGTTGATATAAACCACTATAACTTAAGTCTAGTAAAACGAACATCTGAGTATTTGGGAGTAGTAAATAATGTAACTCTTATGTGTTGTGATGTCGAAAAATTACCTCTTGCAACTGATCAATATGATATTGTTTTTGTTGATCCTCCATATACCAATCCTAATTTAGTTGATATGACTCTTAATGTACTAATAAAATTAAACTGGGTGAAAAGCAGTAGTATAGTTGTAGTTAGAATCAGAAAGAAAGTGGTTTTTGTATGTCCTATAGGATATAGAATAATGGTTGAGCGTACTTATGGTATTTCAAAAGTAATAATGCTGCAACGTGAGTTTTAG
- a CDS encoding ETC complex I subunit, whose amino-acid sequence MQEQVSNVRARIYKPAKSTMQSGHSKLKAWKLEFEPSCTQYTEPLMNWTGSHDTKQQVCLSFTTRELAIAYAVAHKIDYTVLQDNPRTIVPKSYADNFTKPRDM is encoded by the coding sequence ATGCAAGAACAAGTGTCGAACGTGCGTGCTAGAATATATAAACCAGCAAAAAGTACCATGCAATCTGGTCATAGTAAGTTAAAAGCGTGGAAACTTGAATTTGAACCTTCATGCACTCAATACACCGAACCACTAATGAACTGGACTGGGTCACATGATACTAAACAACAGGTCTGCCTATCATTTACAACTAGAGAACTAGCAATTGCATATGCAGTAGCACATAAAATTGATTATACTGTTTTACAAGATAACCCACGCACCATAGTTCCAAAATCTTACGCTGATAATTTTACAAAACCCAGAGATATGTAA
- a CDS encoding SurA N-terminal domain-containing protein yields MFNHAVRLLVLFIILYSSNVFASVKIVAMVNDELISNLDLEKRIAINKFFYKVEGNTAEEIALNALIDESIWRQEARKLKVTVTERDLLEAIKQFLVIKNLGNIDLKSYVEAQGLDYKLFVQHMKSKLLWNKILMLKIAPYIIISDKEVQDSRDNMVGNGLDISVHIQEVMLPASMNDNESIISSIISELQSGVSVETIKANRKDVLFEEASVNVKNIDANLANKLLNAKIGDVIGPMKSEYGTLIIKLIHRSDINKEFANSNVDLRQMHLNIEQGKEYLDQISILKTKATCENFNSVAKELGLPEPLSFVIKVKDLSVKIQNVLQSCDVGKVVEVTDNNVVDVIMLCNVTKGKADDVVDNADFIKQRLYMEKLSMQSEYLLSTLKKNALIEKYN; encoded by the coding sequence ATGTTTAATCATGCAGTAAGGTTGTTGGTCTTATTTATTATTTTATATAGTAGTAATGTTTTTGCTAGTGTAAAGATAGTAGCTATGGTGAATGATGAATTAATTTCTAACTTAGATTTAGAAAAGCGTATTGCTATAAATAAGTTTTTTTATAAAGTTGAAGGTAATACAGCAGAGGAAATAGCTTTAAATGCTTTGATTGATGAATCTATATGGAGGCAAGAAGCTAGAAAACTTAAAGTTACAGTTACTGAAAGAGATCTTTTAGAAGCTATTAAACAGTTTTTAGTGATAAAAAATTTAGGTAATATTGATTTAAAGTCTTATGTTGAAGCACAAGGGTTAGATTATAAGTTGTTTGTACAACATATGAAATCTAAGCTGCTTTGGAATAAAATATTAATGCTTAAAATAGCGCCTTATATTATTATTAGTGATAAGGAAGTACAAGATAGTAGGGATAATATGGTGGGTAATGGACTAGATATATCTGTGCATATTCAAGAAGTAATGCTACCAGCTAGCATGAATGACAATGAGTCTATAATAAGTAGTATTATTAGTGAGTTACAAAGTGGAGTAAGTGTTGAAACTATAAAAGCTAATAGGAAAGATGTGTTGTTTGAAGAAGCAAGTGTTAATGTTAAAAATATTGATGCGAATTTAGCAAATAAGTTACTTAATGCTAAGATTGGGGATGTGATAGGTCCTATGAAGAGTGAGTATGGGACTTTAATTATAAAGTTGATACATAGGTCTGATATAAACAAAGAGTTTGCAAATAGTAATGTTGATTTAAGGCAAATGCATTTAAATATTGAGCAGGGTAAGGAGTATTTGGATCAAATTAGTATATTAAAAACTAAAGCTACGTGTGAAAATTTTAATAGTGTAGCAAAAGAGCTTGGATTACCTGAGCCGTTAAGTTTTGTAATAAAAGTGAAAGATTTATCTGTAAAAATACAGAATGTTTTACAATCTTGTGATGTTGGGAAGGTAGTTGAAGTGACTGATAATAACGTAGTTGACGTTATTATGTTATGTAATGTTACAAAAGGTAAAGCTGATGATGTGGTAGATAATGCTGATTTTATCAAACAAAGGCTATACATGGAAAAATTGTCTATGCAAAGTGAATATTTATTATCTACTTTAAAAAAGAATGCTTTAATAGAAAAATATAATTAA
- the mtaB gene encoding tRNA (N(6)-L-threonylcarbamoyladenosine(37)-C(2))-methylthiotransferase MtaB: MSDVITFGCRLNFYESEVIKNNLKKAQLDDVIVVHSCAVTNEAERQVRSRIRKLYRDNANVKIIVAGCAVQLNPELYVNMPGVIKVLGNQDKLKYESYLAKDKIIVSKIENSKEVVQDSVKGFSGKSRALIEIQNGCNHECTFCVITKARGNNRSLYIEDIITKVKACVDNGYNEVVFTGVDISDFGLDIYGQRVLGTMIKRVLSAVPQLRRLRLSSIDVAEIEDDLINIIINEPRFMPHLHLSLQSGNNLILKRMKRRHSREQVIEFCNKITSKRKEVVFGADIIVGFPTETEEMFNDTVRLIEEANISYLHVFPYSKREGTPAARMPQVVQEVKKRRVKHLLEFAEKRLHDFYSTLLHTKQSVVVEKSGTGRAENFALVKFLDDNVQLQSIVEVEIKRVEGNYLVGQVFV, from the coding sequence ATGAGTGACGTAATTACCTTTGGATGTAGATTAAATTTTTATGAAAGTGAAGTTATAAAAAATAACTTAAAAAAGGCTCAGTTGGATGATGTTATAGTTGTTCATAGTTGTGCTGTAACTAATGAAGCTGAACGTCAAGTAAGGTCTAGGATACGTAAACTTTATAGAGATAATGCTAATGTTAAAATTATTGTAGCAGGCTGTGCTGTTCAATTAAATCCTGAGTTATATGTTAATATGCCAGGAGTAATTAAGGTATTAGGTAATCAGGATAAACTTAAATATGAGAGTTATCTTGCTAAGGATAAAATTATTGTAAGTAAGATAGAGAATTCAAAAGAAGTTGTGCAAGATTCAGTTAAAGGATTTTCTGGCAAATCTAGAGCATTAATTGAAATTCAAAATGGATGTAATCATGAATGTACTTTTTGTGTAATTACAAAGGCAAGAGGTAATAACCGTTCTCTATATATAGAAGACATTATCACTAAAGTTAAAGCTTGTGTTGATAATGGGTATAATGAAGTTGTGTTTACTGGGGTAGATATAAGTGATTTTGGATTAGATATTTATGGACAACGTGTTCTTGGGACAATGATAAAAAGAGTATTGAGTGCCGTTCCACAGTTGCGTAGATTGAGATTATCATCCATAGATGTAGCAGAAATAGAGGATGATCTTATTAATATTATTATTAATGAGCCTAGATTTATGCCACACTTACATCTAAGCTTACAATCAGGAAATAATTTAATCCTTAAAAGAATGAAGCGTAGACATAGTAGAGAGCAGGTAATAGAGTTTTGTAATAAAATAACTAGTAAAAGGAAAGAAGTAGTATTTGGGGCTGATATTATAGTAGGATTCCCTACGGAAACTGAAGAGATGTTTAATGATACAGTGAGATTGATAGAAGAAGCAAATATTTCTTATCTACATGTTTTTCCATATTCAAAGAGAGAAGGTACCCCAGCTGCTAGAATGCCACAAGTTGTACAAGAAGTGAAGAAAAGACGTGTAAAACACTTATTAGAGTTTGCTGAGAAAAGATTGCATGATTTTTATAGTACTCTGTTACATACAAAGCAAAGTGTTGTAGTTGAAAAGTCAGGAACTGGTAGAGCAGAAAATTTTGCTTTGGTGAAATTTTTGGATGATAATGTTCAATTGCAAAGTATTGTTGAAGTGGAAATAAAAAGAGTAGAAGGCAATTATTTAGTAGGTCAGGTATTTGTTTAG
- a CDS encoding AEC family transporter codes for MFFILLSKILPLYITVLLGFIAGKFLKIDSPSIARLLFYIMGPTVIFSGISQTNINSEVLSLPFLTWLVCCIMSAVVYYTSSFIFRDSTRNILAFSSGSSSMGFFGLPVALAMFDNHTVSIYLFCYVGMLMFENSFGFYIAAQGIYTPKKCIIKLITSPAAHAAVMALCVNYFKIPIPSFVHDVASNIRGAYVSLGMMLLGIAVANIKTFSIDWKLISITLIIKYVLWPVLVLGCIILDKLTIQLYNNDIYRALILLAIIPMSGTGIILATMLNNNPDKTAIMLLVNTIIGLFYVPIMISILLY; via the coding sequence ATGTTTTTTATATTACTATCTAAAATTTTACCTTTATATATAACAGTACTTTTAGGGTTTATCGCTGGCAAATTTCTCAAAATAGATAGTCCTAGCATAGCTAGATTGCTTTTTTACATAATGGGTCCAACCGTTATATTTTCTGGAATTTCACAAACAAACATTAACTCAGAAGTCCTATCTCTTCCTTTTTTAACATGGCTTGTCTGTTGTATCATGTCAGCTGTAGTATACTATACTTCTTCTTTCATATTCAGAGATAGCACAAGAAATATACTAGCATTTAGCTCAGGTAGTTCAAGTATGGGTTTTTTCGGACTACCAGTAGCATTAGCAATGTTTGATAATCACACAGTATCCATATACCTTTTCTGTTATGTAGGTATGTTAATGTTTGAAAACAGTTTTGGTTTTTACATTGCTGCTCAAGGAATATATACTCCAAAAAAATGCATAATAAAACTAATAACATCACCTGCAGCACATGCAGCTGTAATGGCATTATGTGTCAACTACTTTAAAATACCTATTCCTTCATTTGTACATGATGTTGCAAGTAATATTAGAGGTGCTTACGTTTCATTGGGAATGATGTTATTAGGGATAGCAGTTGCAAACATTAAAACTTTCTCCATCGACTGGAAATTGATTTCTATTACCTTAATAATAAAATATGTACTGTGGCCAGTGTTAGTACTTGGGTGCATTATATTAGACAAATTAACCATACAATTATATAACAATGATATATATAGAGCACTAATATTACTCGCAATAATCCCAATGTCAGGTACAGGTATAATATTAGCTACGATGTTAAACAATAACCCTGATAAAACAGCAATCATGTTATTAGTAAATACAATTATAGGACTATTCTATGTCCCAATAATGATTTCAATACTACTGTATTAA
- the trxA gene encoding thioredoxin: MIEQIGDSEFDNKVTSCNDNILILVDFWAPWCGPCRSLEPQLEKLAQQYTENVKIYKINIEDNQDVATQYGVSAIPTILMFKNGKKLSQVIGADISKIISEINNNIN; the protein is encoded by the coding sequence ATGATTGAGCAAATTGGAGACAGTGAATTTGATAACAAGGTTACATCTTGTAATGACAATATTTTAATTTTAGTAGATTTTTGGGCTCCATGGTGTGGACCTTGCAGGAGTTTAGAACCCCAACTTGAGAAACTAGCACAACAATACACTGAAAATGTAAAGATATACAAAATAAACATCGAAGATAACCAAGACGTAGCTACTCAATATGGAGTCAGTGCAATACCAACTATTCTAATGTTTAAAAATGGGAAAAAGTTATCACAAGTTATTGGAGCTGATATTTCAAAGATAATTAGTGAAATAAATAACAATATAAACTAG
- the xseB gene encoding exodeoxyribonuclease VII small subunit produces MSINDEYNFEAAIEQLEYIVKELESDEVTLARSVELYSLGKELYEYCNKIIEDIELKIEIKE; encoded by the coding sequence ATGTCTATTAATGATGAGTATAATTTTGAAGCTGCTATAGAGCAACTAGAATATATAGTTAAAGAATTGGAATCTGACGAAGTAACTTTGGCTAGAAGTGTTGAATTATATAGTCTTGGTAAAGAACTGTATGAGTATTGTAATAAAATCATTGAGGATATAGAACTGAAGATAGAAATCAAGGAATAA
- a CDS encoding Erum7620/ECH_0207 family putative T1SS effector produces the protein MLHITQNSDNIVHSFYIAIQKYFKFTNLKKHCNTFRFTNFYFNHTIKCRAANYIIYMQSFIIYKHPKKINTSDGIVFVQDEFSFMAFIFSILFTFYNKLWLLSFISIVILSGIYIMYNTLNLINLPIYLSVNLLYSLYIASSYPDWYQAKLKKMGYKIHDVIFAENLISAKLKFKR, from the coding sequence ATGCTACATATTACACAAAATTCTGATAACATCGTACACAGTTTTTATATAGCTATACAAAAATATTTTAAATTTACTAACTTAAAAAAGCATTGCAATACTTTTAGGTTTACTAACTTCTATTTTAATCATACTATTAAATGTAGAGCAGCAAACTATATAATTTATATGCAATCTTTCATTATATATAAACACCCAAAGAAAATTAATACTTCAGATGGCATAGTGTTTGTGCAAGACGAGTTCTCATTTATGGCATTTATATTTTCAATTCTTTTCACATTTTACAACAAGCTGTGGCTTTTATCATTTATTTCAATTGTGATACTTAGTGGAATTTATATAATGTACAACACACTAAACCTTATTAACTTACCAATTTACTTATCAGTGAATTTGCTATATTCACTTTATATAGCTTCATCTTATCCCGATTGGTATCAAGCAAAATTGAAAAAAATGGGATATAAGATACACGATGTTATATTTGCAGAAAACCTAATTTCCGCAAAACTAAAGTTTAAGAGATAG
- a CDS encoding alpha/beta fold hydrolase — MHYNYTNSPSSNYLICVHGITRNSRDFDYLANILSSDYKIICPDIVGRGKSSWLEDYSLYNYLTYCKSIIYLLKHLKIDKVDFLGTSMGGIIGMYLAAYFPNLINKLIINDIGPAIKVSALEKISKHININPIFNTITEAEIYIKKLLCNFSIDQEDHWQHIIKHSIIQNPNKTYSLAVDPKIGIAFNKEINCIKDTDAWTIWDIWEKIQSRILVIRGSLSNILTKTTLNKMLLSKQYIDFIEYPNIGHAPALMSNNQIQDIRNWLLS, encoded by the coding sequence ATGCACTATAATTATACTAACAGTCCCAGCAGTAATTATTTAATATGTGTTCATGGTATAACAAGAAATTCTCGAGATTTTGACTATTTAGCAAATATCTTATCATCTGACTATAAAATAATATGTCCAGACATTGTAGGAAGAGGAAAAAGCTCATGGCTAGAGGACTATAGCCTGTACAATTACTTAACCTACTGCAAGAGTATAATATACCTACTTAAACATTTAAAAATTGATAAAGTAGATTTTTTAGGCACCTCAATGGGTGGAATAATTGGCATGTATTTAGCTGCATATTTCCCTAACTTAATCAATAAACTCATTATTAACGATATTGGACCAGCTATTAAAGTATCAGCTTTAGAAAAAATTTCTAAACACATAAACATTAATCCAATATTTAACACAATTACTGAAGCAGAAATATATATAAAAAAGCTATTATGTAATTTCAGTATAGATCAAGAAGATCACTGGCAACACATTATTAAGCATAGCATTATACAAAACCCCAATAAGACTTACTCATTAGCAGTAGATCCTAAAATAGGTATAGCTTTTAATAAAGAAATTAATTGCATAAAAGATACTGATGCATGGACTATATGGGATATATGGGAAAAAATACAGAGCAGGATATTAGTAATACGTGGAAGCTTATCAAACATTTTAACAAAAACTACATTAAACAAAATGCTTCTTTCAAAGCAATACATTGATTTTATAGAATATCCTAATATAGGTCATGCTCCAGCACTTATGAGTAATAACCAAATCCAGGATATAAGAAATTGGTTGTTAAGCTAG